The proteins below come from a single Alkalispirillum mobile genomic window:
- a CDS encoding XrtA/PEP-CTERM system-associated ATPase, with protein MYEEFYRLQARPFALSPDPRFFYGSKGHRRAMAYLEYGVQLEEGFIVITGEVGAGKTTLVRNLFRSLTGKPLVAAQLVSTQLDARNLLRSVCLAYGLEDAPEDKAGQLRRLEQFLLQTRARGQRALLVVDEAQNLGNDAVEELRMLSNFQGEDGPLLQSFLLGQPEFRGILRSETMQQLRQRVIATYHLGPMDEVDTRAYIEHRLAQVGWDDHPRFEEDIWPVIHQYTGGIPRRVNTFCDRLFLMGFLEERGTLSREQAETVIKELEEDLGGGSPATASPRAANGAGTSEGLNGMDLPGLDDREDELYQMDKRLHRIERYLVYNFKLSRQILAAMRDNQNRNPGPQDDDY; from the coding sequence ATGTACGAGGAGTTCTACCGCCTGCAGGCCCGGCCCTTCGCCCTCAGCCCCGACCCGCGCTTTTTCTACGGCAGCAAGGGTCACCGGCGCGCCATGGCCTACCTGGAGTACGGCGTGCAGCTGGAGGAGGGCTTCATCGTCATTACCGGCGAGGTGGGCGCGGGCAAGACCACGCTGGTGCGCAACCTGTTCCGCAGCCTCACCGGCAAGCCGCTGGTGGCCGCCCAGCTGGTCAGCACCCAGCTGGATGCCAGGAACCTGTTGCGCTCGGTCTGCCTGGCCTACGGCCTGGAGGACGCCCCGGAGGACAAGGCCGGCCAGCTGCGCCGGCTGGAGCAGTTCCTGCTGCAGACCCGAGCCCGCGGCCAGCGCGCCCTGCTGGTGGTGGACGAGGCCCAGAACCTGGGTAACGACGCGGTGGAAGAGCTGCGCATGCTCTCCAACTTCCAGGGCGAGGACGGCCCGCTGCTGCAGAGCTTCCTGCTCGGTCAGCCCGAGTTCCGCGGCATCCTGCGCAGCGAGACCATGCAGCAGCTTCGCCAGCGGGTGATCGCCACCTACCACCTGGGCCCCATGGACGAGGTGGACACCCGCGCCTACATCGAGCACCGCCTGGCCCAGGTGGGTTGGGACGACCACCCCCGCTTCGAGGAGGACATCTGGCCGGTCATCCACCAGTACACCGGCGGCATCCCGCGCCGGGTCAACACCTTCTGCGACCGCCTGTTCCTGATGGGCTTTCTGGAGGAGCGCGGCACACTGAGCCGCGAGCAGGCGGAGACCGTCATCAAAGAGCTGGAGGAGGACCTGGGCGGGGGCAGCCCGGCAACGGCCTCTCCCCGCGCCGCCAATGGCGCCGGCACCTCCGAAGGCCTGAACGGCATGGACCTGCCCGGGCTGGATGACCGGGAGGACGAGCTTTACCAAATGGACAAGCGCCTGCACCGCATCGAGCGCTACCTGGTCTACAACTTCAAGCTCAGCCGCCAGATTCTCGCCGCCATGCGCGATAACCAGAACCGCAACCCGGGTCCGCAAGACGATGACTACTGA
- a CDS encoding XrtA system polysaccharide deacetylase, with translation MTTEQGQARANRRIGGVINAMTVDVEDYFQVSALAPHIPRESWSARQCRVERNLDRILALFDRHGARGTFFTLGWIAERYPGAVRRIVDCGHELASHGYGHERVSDLDPDAFHADITRAKGLLEDVGGVAVHGYRAPSFSIGRSNLWALDLLARTGHRYSSSIYPVHHDHYGMPEAPRHPHRPTGEGGILEVPPATLSLAGRNLPAAGGGYFRLLPYAASRQALRRINRADAQPAVFYFHPWEIDPGQPRIPGIGLKTRFRHYLNLHRMEARLERLLADFQWDRMDRVFASALQQAPSHPEAPATAPGLA, from the coding sequence ATGACTACTGAGCAGGGACAGGCCAGGGCAAACCGCCGAATAGGGGGCGTGATAAACGCCATGACCGTGGACGTGGAGGATTACTTCCAGGTCTCGGCACTGGCGCCGCATATCCCGCGGGAGAGCTGGTCGGCGCGCCAATGCCGGGTGGAGCGAAACCTGGACCGCATCCTCGCGCTGTTCGACCGCCACGGCGCCCGAGGCACCTTTTTTACCCTGGGCTGGATCGCCGAACGTTACCCCGGGGCAGTGCGGCGTATCGTCGATTGCGGCCACGAACTGGCGAGCCACGGCTACGGCCACGAACGGGTGTCCGATCTGGACCCGGACGCCTTCCACGCGGATATCACCCGGGCCAAGGGCCTGCTTGAGGACGTGGGCGGTGTGGCCGTGCACGGCTACCGGGCACCCAGCTTCTCCATCGGTCGCAGCAACCTGTGGGCGCTGGACCTGCTGGCCCGAACGGGCCACCGCTACAGTTCCAGCATCTACCCGGTACACCATGACCATTACGGCATGCCGGAGGCACCCCGCCATCCTCACCGGCCGACCGGTGAGGGTGGCATCCTGGAGGTTCCCCCGGCCACGCTGTCGCTGGCCGGGCGCAACCTGCCTGCCGCCGGCGGCGGCTACTTCCGGCTGTTGCCCTATGCCGCTTCCCGGCAGGCCCTGCGGCGGATCAACCGCGCCGATGCACAACCGGCGGTCTTCTATTTTCACCCGTGGGAGATCGACCCCGGCCAACCCCGCATCCCGGGCATCGGTCTCAAGACCCGATTCCGCCACTACCTGAACCTCCACCGCATGGAGGCTCGGCTGGAGCGCCTGCTGGCCGACTTCCAATGGGACCGGATGGACCGGGTCTTTGCCAGCGCCCTGCAGCAAGCCCCGTCACACCCCGAGGCGCCGGCCACTGCGCCGGGCCTGGCCTGA
- a CDS encoding FemAB family XrtA/PEP-CTERM system-associated protein, with protein MTTAPEQHPPIEVRTLEPADRRRWDDYVTAHPEATFFHRAGWAEVIQRAFGHPTLFLYAERDGQIVGVLPLARVKSLLFGHALVSLPFCVYGGILAEDDAAARTLDEAARAEAAEQRVDHLEYRHRQPFHSDWPSKDLYVTFRKPIEPEVEANMQAIPRKQRRMVRKGIKAGLVSGVDRDEQRFFPVYSGNVHRLGTPVFSRHYFRILKDVFGEDCEFLTVSDEGEPVASVLSFYFRDEVLPYYGGGTPRAREVAGYDFMYWELMRRACESGYRLFDFGRSKRDTGSFSFKKNWGFEPEPLHYEFELHQGDAVPDHNPLNPKYQRLIRWWQRLPLPVANLIGPYVVRNLG; from the coding sequence ATGACGACGGCGCCCGAGCAACACCCCCCGATCGAGGTTCGCACGCTGGAGCCGGCCGACCGCCGGCGCTGGGACGATTACGTCACCGCCCACCCCGAGGCCACCTTTTTCCACCGGGCCGGCTGGGCGGAGGTGATCCAGCGCGCGTTCGGCCACCCCACGCTGTTCCTGTACGCGGAGCGCGACGGGCAGATCGTCGGCGTACTGCCATTGGCCCGGGTAAAGAGCCTGCTCTTCGGCCACGCCCTGGTCTCGCTGCCCTTCTGCGTTTACGGCGGCATCCTGGCCGAGGACGACGCCGCGGCCCGGACCCTGGACGAGGCGGCGCGGGCCGAGGCCGCGGAGCAGCGGGTAGACCACCTGGAGTACCGGCACCGTCAGCCCTTCCACAGCGACTGGCCCAGCAAGGACCTCTACGTCACCTTCCGCAAACCCATCGAGCCGGAGGTGGAGGCCAACATGCAGGCCATCCCCCGTAAGCAACGGCGGATGGTGCGCAAGGGCATCAAGGCCGGGTTGGTCAGCGGGGTGGACCGGGACGAGCAGCGCTTCTTCCCCGTCTACTCAGGCAACGTGCACCGGCTCGGCACCCCGGTGTTCAGTCGCCACTACTTCCGGATACTGAAAGACGTCTTCGGGGAGGACTGCGAGTTCCTCACCGTGAGCGATGAAGGGGAACCGGTCGCCAGCGTGCTCAGCTTCTATTTCCGCGACGAGGTCCTGCCCTACTACGGCGGCGGCACCCCGCGGGCGCGCGAGGTGGCCGGCTACGATTTCATGTACTGGGAGCTGATGCGCCGGGCCTGCGAGTCGGGCTACCGGCTGTTCGATTTCGGTCGCAGCAAGCGGGATACCGGCTCGTTCAGCTTCAAGAAAAACTGGGGGTTCGAGCCGGAGCCGTTGCACTACGAGTTCGAGCTTCACCAGGGGGACGCGGTGCCGGACCACAATCCCCTGAACCCCAAGTACCAGCGTCTGATCCGCTGGTGGCAGCGCCTGCCGCTGCCGGTGGCCAACCTCATCGGCCCCTACGTGGTCCGCAACCTGGGGTGA
- a CDS encoding TIGR03087 family PEP-CTERM/XrtA system glycosyltransferase produces MEDVLYLVHRIPWPPNKGDKIRSYHILRHLATRYRVHLGTFVDDPADQGHVPELERLCASVCARPLSGRQARLRALTGLVTGQPLTLPWYRDRHLQAWVDETLAGHDIRRALVFSSAMGQYLPEGADTLLRVVDFVDVDSDKWTQYAASKRWPMSAVYRREGRRLLDYERQLAANSHASLFVSPAEAESFRGFAPESADRVHALNNGVDAGFFAPDPARPSPYAPGTRTVVLTGAMDYWPNVDAACWFAEAILPRLQAEIPELQFHVVGSRPAPQVRELAQRDGVTVTGFVDDVRPWIQHAAITVAPLRIARGVQNKVLEAMALGQPVVATPQALEGLTARPGEDLLLADDEAEAFAACVAAQLQAPRPGLGEAARARVLADYDWTRNLAQLDTLLNQPAPAAAHPAAPLADEVPHGR; encoded by the coding sequence ATGGAAGACGTGCTCTATCTGGTCCATCGCATCCCCTGGCCGCCGAACAAGGGCGACAAGATCCGCTCGTACCACATCTTGCGACACCTGGCGACGCGCTACCGGGTCCACCTGGGCACCTTCGTGGACGACCCGGCGGACCAGGGCCACGTCCCGGAGCTGGAACGGCTGTGCGCCAGCGTCTGCGCCCGCCCCCTGTCCGGGCGGCAGGCGCGGTTGCGGGCTCTGACCGGGCTGGTCACCGGACAGCCGCTGACCCTGCCCTGGTACCGGGACCGCCACCTGCAGGCCTGGGTCGACGAGACCCTGGCCGGCCACGACATCCGCCGCGCCCTGGTCTTTTCCTCGGCGATGGGCCAGTACCTGCCCGAGGGCGCCGACACCCTGCTGCGGGTGGTGGACTTCGTGGACGTGGACTCCGACAAGTGGACCCAGTACGCCGCCAGCAAACGCTGGCCCATGAGTGCCGTCTACCGCCGCGAGGGCCGGCGACTGCTGGACTACGAACGCCAGCTGGCCGCCAACAGCCACGCCAGCCTGTTCGTGTCACCGGCGGAGGCGGAAAGCTTTCGCGGTTTTGCGCCGGAGAGTGCCGACAGGGTGCATGCCCTGAACAACGGCGTCGATGCCGGGTTCTTCGCCCCCGACCCGGCGCGCCCCTCGCCCTACGCCCCGGGCACCCGCACCGTTGTGCTGACCGGCGCCATGGACTACTGGCCCAACGTGGACGCCGCCTGCTGGTTCGCCGAGGCCATCCTGCCGCGGTTGCAGGCGGAGATCCCGGAACTGCAGTTCCACGTGGTGGGCAGCCGGCCCGCACCGCAAGTCCGCGAACTGGCGCAGCGTGACGGCGTGACGGTCACCGGCTTTGTGGATGACGTCCGCCCCTGGATCCAGCATGCCGCCATTACCGTGGCCCCTCTGCGCATTGCCCGCGGCGTGCAAAACAAGGTGCTGGAGGCCATGGCCCTGGGACAGCCGGTGGTGGCTACTCCGCAGGCCCTGGAGGGGCTCACCGCGCGCCCGGGCGAGGACCTGTTGCTGGCCGATGACGAGGCAGAGGCCTTCGCGGCTTGCGTGGCCGCCCAACTGCAAGCCCCCCGTCCGGGCCTGGGCGAAGCCGCCCGCGCCCGGGTGCTCGCTGACTACGACTGGACCCGCAACCTGGCGCAACTGGACACCCTTTTGAACCAACCCGCTCCCGCCGCGGCTCATCCCGCAGCCCCGCTGGCCGACGAGGTGCCCCATGGCCGCTGA
- the xrtA gene encoding exosortase A produces the protein MAAEWPQPRPISMSLGPGWPRALAAMGVALLTLLIAFQGTFASMVAIWDRSETFTHGYLILPIVLFLVFRLRHELARLQPQPCLLALIPLGLLTVAWVMGELVDVISVRQFAAVLMVPALTWLILGTQITRRLQFPLAYLLFAVPFGEFMVEPMMIWTADFTVGAIRLTGVPVYRDGLFFELPTGRWSVVAACSGVRYLIASLALGTLFAHLMYRSWKRRLLFVAIAILVPIVANWLRAYGIVMIGHLSDMRLAAGVDHLIYGWIFFGVVIFLMFLIGAFWREDHLPPKPRPAAAASVPPSGSRMATTTLLALLLVASGPLYAGWMNQRDLGEVEGLGSGPLLPEGWQAAEETAAPPPWTPGYLNARASRNGLATQEGEDQAVGLHIGYYRAQFRHGNMVGWANTLAGRHRDDWQQRGGGRVAVPGVDRRGDRVLLSGGDGDERELIAWRWYWVDGRLTTSGHEVKAREALNRLLGGRDDAALVVIYAERGDDPAQAEAAMEAYAQAAMPQLLSLLEEVTRR, from the coding sequence ATGGCCGCTGAGTGGCCCCAACCACGGCCCATCAGCATGAGCCTGGGCCCGGGATGGCCCCGGGCATTGGCGGCCATGGGCGTGGCCCTGCTGACCCTGCTGATCGCCTTCCAGGGCACCTTCGCCTCCATGGTGGCCATCTGGGACCGCTCGGAGACCTTCACCCACGGGTACCTGATCCTCCCCATCGTCCTCTTCCTGGTCTTCCGGCTCCGCCATGAGCTGGCCCGACTGCAGCCGCAGCCCTGCCTGTTGGCGCTCATCCCCCTGGGCCTGCTCACGGTCGCCTGGGTGATGGGCGAGCTGGTGGACGTGATCTCGGTACGCCAGTTCGCCGCGGTGCTCATGGTGCCGGCGCTCACCTGGCTCATCCTGGGCACGCAGATCACACGCCGGCTGCAGTTCCCGCTGGCCTACCTGCTGTTCGCCGTGCCCTTCGGCGAGTTCATGGTCGAGCCGATGATGATCTGGACCGCCGACTTCACCGTTGGCGCGATACGCCTGACCGGCGTGCCGGTCTACCGGGACGGGCTTTTCTTCGAACTGCCCACCGGGCGTTGGTCGGTGGTGGCCGCCTGCAGCGGGGTGCGCTACCTGATCGCCTCCCTGGCGCTGGGCACCCTGTTCGCCCACCTGATGTACCGCAGCTGGAAGCGCCGCCTGCTGTTCGTCGCCATCGCCATCCTGGTGCCCATCGTTGCCAACTGGCTGCGCGCCTACGGGATCGTGATGATCGGCCACCTGAGCGACATGCGCCTGGCGGCCGGCGTGGACCACCTGATCTACGGCTGGATCTTCTTCGGCGTGGTCATTTTCCTGATGTTCTTGATCGGGGCCTTCTGGCGGGAGGACCACCTGCCGCCGAAACCCCGCCCCGCCGCGGCTGCGTCGGTGCCGCCCTCCGGTTCTCGGATGGCGACCACCACGCTGCTCGCCCTGCTGCTGGTGGCCAGCGGCCCCCTTTACGCCGGCTGGATGAACCAGCGCGACCTGGGCGAGGTGGAGGGCCTGGGCAGCGGCCCGTTGCTGCCCGAGGGCTGGCAGGCCGCGGAGGAGACAGCTGCCCCGCCGCCCTGGACACCGGGCTACCTGAACGCCCGTGCCAGCCGCAACGGTCTGGCCACCCAGGAGGGGGAGGACCAGGCCGTTGGCCTGCACATCGGCTATTACCGTGCCCAGTTCCGGCACGGCAACATGGTGGGGTGGGCAAACACCCTCGCCGGCCGTCACCGCGATGACTGGCAGCAGCGGGGCGGGGGGCGCGTGGCGGTACCGGGCGTAGACCGACGGGGCGACCGCGTACTGCTCTCCGGTGGTGACGGGGACGAGCGCGAGCTCATCGCCTGGCGCTGGTACTGGGTGGATGGCCGGCTGACCACCAGTGGCCACGAGGTGAAGGCGCGCGAGGCCCTCAACCGCCTGCTGGGCGGGCGCGATGACGCCGCCCTGGTGGTGATTTATGCGGAAAGGGGCGACGACCCGGCACAGGCCGAGGCGGCCATGGAGGCCTACGCGCAGGCGGCTATGCCCCAATTGCTGTCGCTGCTCGAAGAGGTGACCCGCCGATGA
- a CDS encoding TIGR03088 family PEP-CTERM/XrtA system glycosyltransferase: MSIAPPIAATDGTDQRPLVAHVIHRLDVGGMENGLVNLINHMPAAHYRHAIICMTDYTDFSQRIRRADVGLYALHKREGKDVGVHWRLRRLLRELQPAIVHTRNLATLEAQATAAAAGVRTRIHGEHGWDVGDLDGSRAKHRLMRRMARPLVGHYIALSRHQLAYLSEAIGIGHDRLHHVCNGVDTHRFAPRGPGEATPLPEGFASKDSVVIGSVMRLQAVKAPQDLVGAFIHLRERLPALFPRLRLVLVGDGPLRDAVARQLDEAGVAEQAWLPGARDDVPGLMRAMDLFVLPSLAEGICNTILEAMACGLPVIATEVGGNPDLLQPGETGALVPAGDPAALARQIQAYLEEPDRRQREGQAARARAEAAFSMEAMVEGYMKVYEQALARHPAPTTHRGRC, translated from the coding sequence ATGAGCATCGCACCACCCATCGCCGCCACGGACGGGACCGACCAGCGCCCGCTGGTCGCCCATGTCATCCATCGGTTGGACGTGGGTGGCATGGAGAACGGGCTGGTGAACCTGATCAACCACATGCCCGCGGCGCATTACCGCCACGCCATCATCTGCATGACCGATTACACCGACTTCAGCCAGCGCATCCGGCGCGCCGATGTGGGCCTTTACGCGCTGCACAAGCGCGAAGGCAAGGACGTGGGCGTGCACTGGCGGCTGCGCCGCCTGCTGCGGGAGCTCCAGCCCGCTATCGTCCACACCCGCAACCTGGCCACCCTGGAGGCGCAGGCCACGGCGGCGGCGGCCGGGGTGCGGACGCGCATCCACGGCGAGCACGGCTGGGACGTGGGTGACCTGGACGGCTCCCGGGCCAAGCACCGGCTGATGCGGCGCATGGCGCGGCCGCTGGTGGGGCACTACATCGCCCTGTCCCGCCACCAGCTGGCCTACCTGTCCGAGGCCATTGGCATCGGGCACGATCGCCTGCACCACGTCTGCAACGGCGTGGATACCCACCGGTTCGCCCCGCGCGGGCCCGGCGAGGCCACCCCGTTGCCGGAGGGCTTTGCCTCAAAAGACAGCGTCGTCATCGGCAGCGTGATGCGCCTGCAGGCGGTGAAAGCGCCCCAGGACCTGGTCGGGGCGTTCATCCACCTGCGCGAGCGGTTACCGGCGCTCTTCCCCCGGCTCCGCCTGGTGCTGGTGGGCGATGGCCCACTGCGCGACGCGGTGGCCCGGCAACTGGACGAAGCCGGCGTGGCGGAACAGGCCTGGCTGCCCGGGGCGCGGGACGACGTGCCCGGGCTCATGCGCGCCATGGACCTGTTCGTCCTGCCCTCGCTGGCGGAAGGCATCTGCAACACCATCCTCGAGGCCATGGCCTGCGGCCTGCCGGTGATCGCCACCGAGGTGGGCGGCAACCCGGACCTGCTGCAGCCCGGTGAGACCGGCGCGCTGGTCCCCGCCGGGGATCCGGCCGCCCTCGCCCGGCAAATACAGGCCTACCTGGAGGAACCGGACCGCCGCCAGCGCGAGGGGCAGGCCGCCCGCGCGCGGGCCGAGGCGGCATTCAGCATGGAGGCCATGGTGGAGGGTTACATGAAGGTCTACGAACAGGCGCTGGCACGTCACCCCGCCCCGACAACCCACAGGGGGCGCTGCTGA
- a CDS encoding XrtA/PEP-CTERM system amidotransferase has translation MCGITGIFDLQAQRPIDLPLLEAMNQTQYHRGPDEGGVHHEPGLGFAHRRLSIIDLSSGQQPLFNEDGSVVVTYNGEIYNFPELTRELQRAGHTFRTHCDTEVIVHAWEEWGEACVERFRGMFAFAVWDRNRETLFLARDRLGIKPLYYAALPDGHLVFASELKALMAHPNLPRQLDPCAVEEYFGFGYVPEPRSIFAGVHKLPPGHALTVRRGQGGVPASRCYWDVPFAPLPAMDEAEAAEELVRRLREAVEIRLVAEVPLGAFLSGGVDSSAVVAMMAGLSDDPVRTCSIGFDDPRYDESEYARMVAERYHTRHRLDQVNPNDFDLLGKLGTLYDEPFADSSALPTYRVCEQARKQVVVALSGDGGDENLAGYRRYRHHLGEEQLRGLLPLGLRRGLFGALAQVYPKADWAPRVFRAKATFQALARDAVEGYFQGVSILRDDLRQHLFSPGFRRELQGYSAVDVLRRHAPQAPTDHPLSLVQYLDMKTYLPGDILTKVDRASMAHALEVRVPILDHKLVEWMSGLPPEMKLNGSEGKHLLKKAMEPHLPHEVLYRKKRGFAVPVAEWFRGPLRQRVHDQVLGPRIGESGLFDMDFVQRLVDEHTRGARDHSPALWSLLMFDEFLARSGADTACP, from the coding sequence ATGTGCGGCATCACCGGTATCTTTGACCTGCAGGCGCAGCGCCCGATCGACCTCCCGCTGCTGGAGGCCATGAACCAGACCCAGTACCACCGCGGCCCGGACGAGGGCGGGGTGCACCACGAGCCCGGGCTGGGGTTCGCCCACCGCAGGCTGTCCATCATCGACCTGTCCAGCGGCCAGCAACCGCTGTTCAACGAGGACGGGTCCGTGGTGGTCACCTACAACGGCGAGATCTACAACTTCCCCGAGTTGACCCGGGAACTGCAGCGGGCCGGCCACACCTTCCGCACCCACTGCGACACCGAGGTGATCGTCCACGCCTGGGAGGAGTGGGGCGAGGCCTGCGTGGAGCGCTTTCGCGGCATGTTCGCCTTCGCCGTCTGGGACCGCAACCGCGAGACGCTCTTCCTGGCCCGCGACCGGCTCGGCATCAAGCCGCTCTACTACGCGGCGCTGCCGGACGGGCACCTGGTATTCGCCTCCGAGCTGAAGGCGTTGATGGCCCACCCGAACCTGCCCCGGCAACTGGACCCGTGCGCCGTGGAGGAGTACTTCGGCTTCGGCTACGTGCCGGAGCCGCGCAGCATCTTCGCCGGCGTGCACAAGCTGCCCCCCGGCCACGCCCTGACTGTGCGGCGGGGGCAGGGCGGGGTGCCCGCCAGCCGCTGTTACTGGGATGTGCCCTTCGCCCCCTTGCCGGCCATGGACGAGGCCGAAGCCGCCGAGGAACTGGTGCGCCGCCTGCGCGAGGCGGTGGAGATCCGCCTGGTGGCCGAGGTACCGCTGGGTGCGTTCCTCTCCGGCGGGGTGGACTCCAGCGCCGTGGTGGCCATGATGGCCGGCCTGTCCGATGATCCGGTCCGCACCTGCTCTATCGGTTTTGATGACCCGCGCTACGACGAGTCGGAGTACGCCCGGATGGTGGCCGAGCGCTACCACACCCGCCACCGGCTGGACCAGGTCAACCCCAACGATTTTGACCTGCTGGGCAAGCTGGGCACCCTCTACGACGAACCCTTCGCCGACAGCTCCGCCCTCCCCACCTACCGGGTCTGCGAGCAGGCCCGCAAACAGGTGGTAGTGGCACTGTCCGGCGATGGCGGCGACGAAAACCTGGCCGGCTACCGGCGCTACCGCCACCACCTGGGCGAAGAGCAGTTGCGCGGCCTGCTGCCCCTGGGCCTGCGCCGCGGGCTGTTCGGTGCGCTGGCACAAGTCTACCCCAAGGCCGACTGGGCGCCCCGGGTCTTCCGCGCAAAGGCCACCTTCCAGGCCCTGGCGCGGGACGCGGTGGAGGGCTATTTCCAGGGCGTCTCCATCCTGCGGGACGACCTGCGCCAACACCTGTTCTCGCCCGGCTTCCGCCGTGAACTGCAGGGCTACAGCGCCGTGGACGTGCTGCGCCGGCACGCGCCACAGGCACCCACCGACCACCCGCTGTCGCTGGTGCAGTACCTGGACATGAAGACCTACCTGCCGGGGGACATCCTGACCAAGGTGGACCGGGCCAGCATGGCCCACGCCCTGGAGGTGCGGGTGCCGATCCTGGACCACAAGCTGGTGGAGTGGATGTCCGGCCTGCCGCCGGAGATGAAGCTGAACGGCAGCGAGGGCAAGCACCTGCTCAAGAAGGCCATGGAGCCCCACCTGCCCCACGAGGTGCTATACCGGAAGAAGCGCGGCTTCGCGGTGCCGGTAGCGGAGTGGTTCCGCGGCCCGCTGCGGCAGAGGGTACACGACCAGGTGCTGGGGCCGCGCATCGGCGAGTCCGGCCTATTCGACATGGATTTCGTGCAACGACTGGTGGACGAACACACCCGCGGTGCCCGGGACCACAGCCCGGCGCTGTGGTCTCTGCTGATGTTCGACGAGTTCCTGGCCCGGAGCGGTGCTGACACGGCATGTCCATGA
- a CDS encoding TIGR04063 family PEP-CTERM/XrtA system glycosyltransferase, which translates to MRILHILDHSIPLHSGYTFRTAAILREQHRLGWETVHLTSPKHGAASGNGTDTEEWAEGLYFHRTPHTPLRVPGLGEWSLMDALTRRLQQVAQDNQPDVLHAHSPALNAIPALRVGRRLGIPVVYEVRAFWEDAAVDHGTSREQGVRYRLTRALETHALARADHVTTICEGLRGDIIGRGIAPERVTVIPNAVDAERFRLGGTADPALKAELGLEGCRVLGFIGSFYAYEGLDLLLQAFPRIHEQAPDVRILLVGGGSQAEALKTQARALGIADQVVFTGRVPHDQVNRYYDLVDLLVYPRHSMRLTELVTPLKPLEAMAQGRLLVASDVGGHRELIRDGETGWLFRAGDPAALADTVLATLSREADWPQVRANGRRFVEEERNWPVSVARYQAIYNGLSERREAARAG; encoded by the coding sequence ATGAGAATACTGCATATACTTGATCACTCCATCCCACTGCACAGCGGCTACACCTTCCGCACCGCCGCCATCCTGCGCGAGCAGCACCGGCTGGGCTGGGAGACGGTACACCTGACCAGCCCGAAGCACGGGGCGGCCTCCGGCAACGGCACGGACACCGAGGAGTGGGCAGAAGGACTGTACTTCCACCGCACGCCGCACACCCCGCTACGGGTGCCCGGCCTGGGGGAATGGTCCCTGATGGATGCCCTAACCCGGCGCCTGCAACAGGTGGCCCAGGACAACCAGCCGGACGTGCTGCACGCCCATTCGCCGGCCCTGAACGCCATCCCCGCCCTGCGGGTGGGCCGGCGGCTGGGCATCCCGGTGGTCTACGAGGTGCGGGCCTTCTGGGAGGATGCCGCCGTGGACCACGGCACCAGCCGCGAGCAGGGGGTGCGCTACCGGCTCACCCGCGCCCTGGAGACCCACGCCCTGGCCCGGGCCGACCACGTCACCACCATCTGCGAAGGCCTGCGCGGCGATATCATCGGGCGCGGCATCGCCCCGGAGCGCGTCACCGTCATCCCCAACGCGGTGGATGCCGAGCGCTTCCGGCTGGGTGGCACCGCCGACCCGGCCCTTAAGGCGGAATTGGGCCTCGAGGGCTGCCGGGTGCTGGGCTTCATCGGCTCGTTTTACGCCTACGAAGGGCTGGACCTGCTGCTGCAGGCCTTCCCCCGCATCCATGAACAGGCCCCCGACGTCCGCATCCTGCTGGTGGGGGGTGGCAGCCAGGCGGAGGCCCTCAAGACCCAGGCCCGGGCGCTGGGCATCGCCGACCAGGTGGTCTTCACCGGCCGGGTGCCCCACGACCAGGTCAACCGCTACTACGACCTGGTGGACCTGCTGGTCTACCCGCGCCACTCCATGCGCCTGACCGAATTGGTCACGCCTCTCAAACCCTTGGAGGCCATGGCCCAGGGCCGGCTGCTGGTGGCCTCCGACGTGGGCGGCCACCGGGAGTTGATCCGCGATGGCGAGACGGGCTGGCTGTTCCGCGCCGGCGATCCAGCGGCGCTGGCCGACACCGTGCTGGCCACCCTTTCCCGGGAAGCCGACTGGCCGCAGGTCCGCGCCAATGGTCGCCGTTTCGTGGAGGAAGAGCGCAACTGGCCGGTGAGCGTTGCCCGCTACCAGGCCATCTACAACGGCCTGAGCGAGCGCAGGGAGGCCGCCCGTGCCGGCTGA